Proteins encoded together in one Staphylococcus aureus window:
- the pfkA gene encoding 6-phosphofructokinase, with product MKKIAVLTSGGDSPGMNAAVRAVVRTAIYNEIEVYGVYHGYQGLLNDDIHKLELGSVGDTIQRGGTFLYSARCPEFKEQEVRKVAIENLRKRGIEGLVVIGGDGSYRGAQRISEECKEIQTIGIPGTIDNDINGTDFTIGFDTALNTIIGLVDKIRDTASSHARTFIIEAMGRDCGDLALWAGLSVGAETIVVPEVKTDIKEIADKIEQGIKRGKKHSIVLVAEGCMTAQDCQKELSQYINVDNRVSVLGHVQRGGSPTGADRVLASRLGGYAVDLLMQGETAKGVGIKNNKIVATSFDEIFDGKDHKFDYSLYELANKLSI from the coding sequence ATGAAGAAAATTGCAGTTTTAACTAGTGGTGGAGATTCACCTGGAATGAATGCTGCCGTAAGAGCAGTTGTTCGTACAGCAATTTACAATGAAATTGAAGTTTATGGTGTGTATCATGGTTACCAAGGATTGTTAAATGATGATATTCATAAACTTGAATTAGGATCAGTTGGGGATACGATTCAGCGTGGAGGTACATTCTTGTATTCAGCAAGATGTCCAGAGTTTAAGGAGCAAGAAGTACGTAAAGTTGCAATCGAAAACTTACGTAAAAGAGGGATTGAGGGCCTTGTAGTTATTGGTGGTGACGGTAGTTATCGCGGTGCACAACGCATCAGTGAGGAATGTAAAGAAATTCAAACTATCGGTATTCCTGGTACGATTGACAATGATATCAATGGTACTGATTTTACAATTGGATTTGACACAGCATTAAATACGATTATTGGCTTAGTCGACAAAATTAGAGATACTGCGTCAAGTCACGCACGAACATTTATCATTGAAGCAATGGGCCGTGATTGTGGAGATCTAGCATTATGGGCTGGATTATCAGTTGGTGCTGAGACAATTGTAGTTCCAGAAGTGAAAACAGATATTAAAGAAATAGCTGATAAAATTGAACAAGGTATTAAACGTGGTAAGAAACACTCAATCGTTCTTGTAGCAGAAGGTTGTATGACTGCGCAAGATTGTCAAAAAGAATTATCACAATACATCAATGTTGATAATAGAGTGTCTGTGTTAGGTCACGTTCAACGTGGTGGTAGCCCAACAGGTGCGGATAGAGTTTTAGCATCACGTTTAGGTGGATATGCGGTAGACTTATTAATGCAAGGTGAAACAGCTAAGGGTGTTGGAATTAAGAACAATAAAATTGTAGCAACATCTTTTGATGAAATTTTTGATGGTAAAGATCATAAATTTGATTATAGTCTATATGAACTTGCTAACAAGTTATCTATATAA
- a CDS encoding acetyl-CoA carboxylase carboxyltransferase subunit alpha — translation MLDFEKPLFEIRNKIESLKESQDKNDVDLQEEIDMLEASLERETKKIYTNLKPWDRVQIARLQERPTTLDYIPYIFDSFMELHGDRNFRDDPAMIGGIGFLNGRAVTVIGQQRGKDTKDNIYRNFGMAHPEGYRKALRLMKQAEKFNRPIFTFIDTKGAYPGKAAEERGQSESIATNLIEMASLKVPVIAIVIGEGGSGGALGIGIANKVLMLENSTYSVISPEGAAALLWKDSNLAKIAAETMKITAHDIKQLGIIDDVISEPLGGAHKDIEQQALAIKSAFVAQLDSLESLSRDEIANDRFEKFRNIGSYIE, via the coding sequence ATGTTAGATTTTGAAAAACCACTTTTTGAAATTCGAAATAAAATTGAATCTTTAAAAGAATCTCAAGATAAAAATGATGTGGATTTACAAGAAGAAATTGACATGCTTGAAGCGTCATTGGAACGAGAAACTAAAAAAATATATACAAATCTAAAACCATGGGATCGTGTGCAAATTGCGCGTTTGCAAGAAAGACCTACGACCCTAGATTATATTCCATATATCTTTGATTCGTTTATGGAACTACATGGTGATCGTAATTTTAGAGATGATCCAGCAATGATTGGTGGTATTGGCTTTTTAAATGGTCGTGCTGTTACAGTTATTGGACAACAACGTGGAAAAGATACAAAAGATAATATTTATCGAAATTTTGGTATGGCGCATCCAGAAGGTTATCGAAAAGCATTACGTTTAATGAAACAAGCTGAAAAATTCAATCGTCCTATCTTTACATTTATAGATACAAAAGGTGCATATCCTGGTAAAGCTGCTGAAGAACGTGGACAAAGTGAATCTATCGCAACAAATTTGATTGAGATGGCTTCATTAAAAGTACCAGTTATTGCGATTGTCATTGGTGAAGGTGGCAGTGGAGGTGCTCTAGGTATTGGTATTGCCAATAAAGTATTGATGTTAGAGAATAGTACTTACTCTGTTATATCTCCTGAAGGTGCAGCGGCATTATTATGGAAAGACAGTAATTTGGCTAAAATTGCAGCTGAAACAATGAAAATTACTGCCCATGATATTAAGCAATTAGGTATTATAGATGATGTCATTTCTGAACCACTTGGCGGTGCACATAAAGATATTGAACAGCAAGCTTTAGCTATTAAATCAGCGTTTGTTGCACAGTTAGATTCACTTGAGTCATTATCACGTGATGAAATTGCTAATGATCGCTTTGAAAAATTCAGAAATATCGGTTCTTATATAGAATAA
- the accD gene encoding acetyl-CoA carboxylase, carboxyltransferase subunit beta: MFKDFFNRTKKKKYLTVQDSKNNDVPAGIMTKCPKCKKIMYTKELAENLNVCFNCDHHIALTAYKRIEAISDEGSFTEFDKGMTSANPLDFPSYLEKIEKDQQKTGLKEAVVTGTAQLDGMKFGVAVMDSRFRMGSMGSVIGEKICRIIDYCTENRLPFILFSASGGARMQEGIISLMQMGKTSVSLKRHSDAGLLYISYLTHPTTGGVSASFASVGDINLSEPKALIGFAGRRVIEQTINEKLPDDFQTAEFLLEHGQLDKVVHRNDMRQTLSEILKIHQEVTK; this comes from the coding sequence ATGTTTAAAGATTTTTTTAATCGAACAAAGAAAAAGAAATATCTTACAGTACAAGACTCTAAAAATAATGATGTGCCTGCAGGTATTATGACTAAGTGTCCAAAGTGTAAGAAAATTATGTACACAAAAGAATTAGCTGAAAATTTAAATGTGTGCTTTAATTGTGATCATCATATTGCTTTAACTGCGTATAAACGTATAGAAGCAATTTCTGATGAAGGATCATTTACAGAATTCGATAAGGGAATGACCTCTGCGAATCCATTAGATTTTCCAAGTTATTTAGAAAAAATTGAAAAGGACCAACAAAAGACAGGTCTTAAAGAAGCAGTTGTGACTGGTACAGCACAACTAGATGGTATGAAATTTGGCGTTGCTGTCATGGATTCACGTTTTAGAATGGGAAGTATGGGATCGGTTATCGGTGAAAAGATATGTCGCATCATTGATTACTGCACTGAGAACCGTTTACCATTTATTCTTTTCTCTGCAAGTGGTGGTGCACGTATGCAAGAAGGTATTATTTCCTTGATGCAAATGGGTAAAACCAGTGTATCTTTAAAACGTCATTCTGACGCTGGACTATTATATATATCATATTTAACACATCCAACTACTGGTGGTGTATCTGCAAGTTTTGCATCAGTTGGTGATATAAATTTAAGTGAGCCAAAAGCGTTGATAGGTTTTGCAGGTCGTCGAGTTATTGAACAGACAATAAACGAAAAATTGCCAGATGATTTCCAAACTGCAGAATTTTTATTAGAGCATGGACAATTGGATAAAGTTGTACATCGTAATGATATGCGTCAAACATTGTCTGAAATTCTAAAAATCCATCAAGAGGTGACTAAATAA
- a CDS encoding NADP-dependent malic enzyme, translated as MSLRDEALEMHKRNQGKLEVKPNVKVTNKEELSLAYSPGVAEPCKDIYEDKRKVYDYTIKGNTVAVITDGTAVLGLGNIGPEASIPVMEGKAVLFKSFAGINGVPIALNTTDTEEIIKTVKLLEPNYGGINLEDISAPRCFEIEERLKKETNIPVFHDDQHGTAIVTLAGLVNALRVVNKDIAKIKVVLNGAGAAGIAIVKLLYAYGVRNMVMCDSRGAIFEGRSYGMNPTKDVVAKWTNKDKIEGSLEEVVKDADVFIGVSVANALSQDMVKSMADNPIIFAMANPNPEIIPDDAKAAGARVVGTGRSDYPNQINNVLAFPGIFRGALEVEATHINEEMKKAAVEAIADLIDSSELNEDYCIPGPFDKRVAPSVARNVAKAAMESGVARIEVDPQDVYDKTMKLTDLQ; from the coding sequence ATGTCATTAAGAGATGAAGCATTGGAAATGCACAAACGTAATCAAGGTAAATTAGAAGTTAAACCAAATGTAAAAGTTACTAATAAAGAGGAATTAAGTTTAGCATACTCACCTGGCGTTGCTGAACCGTGTAAAGATATTTATGAAGATAAAAGAAAAGTATATGATTACACAATTAAAGGAAATACAGTTGCAGTTATTACTGATGGAACAGCGGTATTAGGTTTAGGTAACATTGGACCTGAAGCAAGTATTCCTGTAATGGAAGGTAAAGCAGTATTATTCAAAAGCTTCGCTGGTATCAATGGGGTGCCTATTGCGTTAAATACAACTGATACCGAAGAAATCATTAAAACAGTTAAGTTGTTAGAACCTAATTATGGTGGTATTAATTTAGAGGATATTTCGGCACCACGTTGTTTTGAAATTGAAGAACGATTGAAAAAAGAAACTAATATTCCGGTATTCCATGACGATCAACATGGTACAGCAATTGTAACATTGGCAGGTTTGGTAAATGCATTGAGAGTTGTTAACAAAGATATTGCTAAAATAAAAGTTGTACTAAATGGTGCTGGTGCAGCAGGAATAGCCATTGTTAAATTACTATACGCGTATGGTGTAAGAAATATGGTTATGTGTGACTCAAGAGGCGCAATTTTTGAAGGACGTTCATATGGTATGAATCCTACGAAAGATGTTGTAGCAAAATGGACAAATAAAGATAAGATTGAAGGGTCTTTAGAAGAAGTCGTAAAAGACGCAGATGTATTTATCGGGGTTTCTGTAGCTAATGCGCTGTCACAAGATATGGTTAAGAGTATGGCAGATAATCCAATTATATTTGCAATGGCTAATCCAAATCCTGAAATAATACCTGATGATGCCAAAGCGGCAGGTGCACGAGTTGTTGGTACAGGACGTTCAGACTATCCTAACCAAATTAATAATGTATTAGCTTTCCCTGGTATTTTTAGAGGTGCATTAGAGGTTGAAGCTACACATATAAATGAAGAAATGAAAAAGGCAGCTGTAGAAGCGATTGCTGATTTAATCGATAGTTCTGAATTAAATGAAGACTACTGTATCCCAGGACCGTTTGATAAACGTGTAGCGCCATCAGTTGCTCGTAATGTTGCTAAAGCGGCAATGGAATCTGGAGTAGCTAGGATTGAAGTTGATCCGCAAGATGTGTATGATAAAACAATGAAACTTACAGATTTACAATAA